One Pangasianodon hypophthalmus isolate fPanHyp1 chromosome 7, fPanHyp1.pri, whole genome shotgun sequence genomic window, AAAGAAGAGGAAGCataaaaaagacacaaagacgTAGTAATATCAGTCCAGCTAAAAGTGAGTCTGAGCTGGAAGATTACATTTCGGAGGTGTCACAGAAGAAAAGGGGTCGGGCAAGAAAACAAGCGAAGACGTCACTAAAGGGCTCAGACCTGGACTCCAGAAATGGTGTCACCGGGAAAGCAGGGGCTAGAAAGCgacaaaacaataaacagtccagTAGCCATGTTTCAACAGACAGCGATTCTGAAACGTTCTCTGATAAGTTGACAAAGAAAGCACCCACGTCTAAAAAGTCAAAAGAAAAGTGTAGACTGTCTACAGAAAAGGTTGAGCGAACAGACCACAGTTTATCTGACTTGGACAGCAGCAGAGCAAGGGGTGGTAGCATGTCTGAGGATGAAGAAGCTAAAGACTCCAAAGCCAAAAACAGTGCCAAAAAATTCCAAAGAAGAAGCGAGCACAGACATTCAGATTCTGCATCCTCCGACAATGAAGAGGACGTGAAAGAGAAGCCAAAAAAGGGGTGTGTCAAAGTAACTCCGAAGCGGAAGGATCAAGCTTTAAAAAATTTACTTGGGGAGTCTGATCACCCGGAGCAGCCTACAGAGGGATCACGTAAGCCACGAgttaagaaaaaagagagacagggtCCTCGTAAAGCTGTTCCCATTGAGTGTGAAATATGCGGTCGCAGTATCCGGTGCAAAGCCATACTGGAGAGGCACATGCTCtcacacacaggagagaagccattTGAATGTGATGAGTGCGGCAAGCACTACACCAGCAGCTCCAACCTGCGCATCCACCAGCTCAGCCACAGCGGCAAGATGGACTACGTTTGCAACGAGTGTGGCCAGAAGTTCACTCACTTGCCATATCTGAAAAGACACCTGCTGAGGCACTCAGGGAAGAAGATGCACATTTGTGAACACTGTGGCAAAGGCTTCATCCAGAAGTACCACCTTCTGCGCCACATACTGGTACACACTAGGCAAACGCCGCATGTCTGTGATAAGTGTGGCATGAGCTTCAACCGTACAGACTACCTGAAACTACACCTGCGCAATGTCCACCTGATTGAAAGTAACATACCCGAGGCAAAGCCAGAAAAACTTTATAAGTGTGAGACATGCAATAAATCCTTTGCCAGCCACACTTCACTGGAAACACACAAACGCATACACACAGGGGCCATGCCGTATTCGTGTATTATATGCTCACGCCAGTTCAAACAGTCAAGTCACCTGTAttcacacatgttcacacactccaGTGAGAAGCCGCATGCATGTAACCTCTGTGAGCTCAAGTTCACTCGCAAAACCTACCTGCGAAAGCACAAAGAAAGGGTGCATAGTAGAGTCGGAGAATCCCAAAGTTCTTGACTGTTTCTCTTGCATGGCCTAATTTGAGCACACTTTGAGAATACTCAACTTTCACATAGACAGATTCAAAACACctctagggaaaaaaagagtctgagttgaatattttttaaaaatcttgtacTTAAAATATTGGAACTTTTTTCACCATTAATTCTAGTATAGTGGCAAAGCAGTTTTGTTGTTCATAGGAATTTAGTGTATGTGAAAGTtggaaaaatacaaataatttttgttttctcacaGTCAGTCCTTCCCCTTACAAGCTActcagttttaattaaaaattatgacTTTTCTGTACCAGCACAGCCTTGTAGTAACTTGAATTCCTACATGTAgtcatttcctttattttatttttttaatgatattgtaTACAACTGTGAAGCACAATGCAAGGTCAGTTAGCAGACTTTGTTTTGTCCTGCAGAGGGCAGCATAATGACACACATGCATCCATCCATATTCGGTTTGCTGCAGTTACCACCACAAGCTCATTACTCAATGAATTTCAGTCAAAGCGTACAAATGCTGTATGCTGACATTGTTCATACGCTACTCTTACTGCACTCTATATGTTGTAAAGACACAAAGGCTAGACCTTGCTGTGGACTCAACCTGTTAGTGGTCCCTTTTAAATCCTAGACAAGAATTAAACTTTGCCTTAAAAATGTCCTTAAGTGTGTGAATAATAAGGTGTTACATGCTTAAGTAATTATGGCAGTGACGCACTACAGATATAATAGCATAGAAaaattcagcaataaaaaaatcattttgtacAGAACATCTGGGAAAACAACTTAAACAGGCATAAGCATGAGAATAGCTGCTTCTTCTTTATATTACCACAATATTGTGTTCTTATCAGTACTCCCTATATAAACACCACCTTGGTTTATCATTTATTTGCTAATAACAGAACACCGGAGGTTAATCTCATTCCCTTTATGAACATGTCCTACTTAAGAGGAGGTAGTTTTATCAGAGTCGGCCCGTCGAGCTGCTTGACGCCGGCAGTGCAGGAAAACATAGAGAGGATGGATAAAGGCCAGGCAGCTCAGGATGGTCAGAGCAACATTCACCTGTGGTACAGAAAGATGCATCAGCATGTGCTCTTGAGATAATATTAACACACAGCCATGCATGGGGAAAGGTGACAAAAGTCAGAATGTTTCTCTGGGTGTTCTTGTGTTGCAGGATCAAAGGTGCTTTCTCACCTCTTCATCTTTTTGCATAGTCCCAGTCAGAATGAAATTAATATTGTGgtttgttttctatttgttCCAAAATGGTTTCACATAGTCTGATCCAGCCAAGTGTTTGAATATGCTAAGTGTGAAGTGTGCGAGTGAAAGGGAGaaaactgtgtgaatgtgtgactcACAGCAAATGGATCTCCATCAAGAGGTCCATTGATAAGTGAGAAGCAGGGATACTGTAGGAGTGACACCACTGCTGAGAGAGCCATCACTGTTCCGTACAGCTTTCCAAAATGTGCAGGAGGGAACCTGCACAGACACAGTGGGTTACAAGTGAAGTAAAAATGATGAGCTTAATTCCACAAAAAGacatattacacatacacacaaacattcagttCCCAAGCAAAGCTTCTGTCTTTGTTCTTTGTGTATTAAGCTTCCATGAGACCTACACAGTCTTACACTGCTGCTATATTCAGTGATGTTGACGCCAATTTTACTATGTACTAAAGATGCTAATTTTTCAGATCACTTTATGTTAAGGATAAAAATTCAAGGTAAAATTTTTTGATATTTCCAAGGAacttcaatttatttttacctgttagttttgcatttattattagcttgtTTAAAATGATGTGCCTTACATGGGCAATAACTATGTACCAACAACATATATTTAGAAAAGGCTCCTAGAGAAGGCTAAACTTGGCACACATTTGCATGTAAATACAATCAACAATGAAGGAAATTTACTGGTTCAacaaaagacaggaaaaaggAGCTTTCCTCTTatgataaaatgtgtgtgttcagtgcaaATTCATTCCACCCTCATCCCGATCCCATTATCTCCTTAACCCCAGGGTGATGGTGATAATGCAAAACTTTCCTCAGATACTGTGATATCAAAAGCCTATTACTGAAGATTATTGTTTGGTATTCTAGGCATGTTGGCCTACTGAAGCTATAAATAACCCTATAAATATATTGCACATGCCTAGTGTGTACATGTGGACTTACGCCACGCTGATGAAAGCTGCGTTCCCTCCATACAGGAAGGACCTATTGAGAACCTGTAATATAAAGGTGAGGTACTGCAGGGGTAGTAGAGGAATGGCAGCACACAGGGAGAAGagcacacactgcaccactgtcacacacagagacagtatGGCTGCCTTTAAGTCTGCCTCACTTTCACTCTGGCCTGCAACACACAGCACAATCATAGAAAGAATGAGTCGCATTTTTACTACGAGGGACGCTGGGAGGGAGCACTGGtattatgtatatgtgtgtgggtgtcgacatatttgaaaagatttttttcacaaTATGTATCACACTATTTAATTTTGCTTTAACATGGGATGTGGCACAACAGTCACACGCtattatgacatttttttttaggattttacagtaataaatacaATGATAAAATATAGTTACCCACCTAATTAATGAGTACTGTAAGTAACAAGAGTCAAtgttatacaaataataataccAACAAAACTGACGATGGTGTATTGTAAAAGTTcctattataatataatataatgataatgatatgaTTATCGTGTCAGTTATCAAGCCAGACCTTTTTCCCTGGGTTTTCCTTTATTCCGGTCCATAATGAGCCCATTCCAGGGGGCACACAGTATCCCACACAGCTGGGTGAAGGCAAACGCATTTGTATATGTACTCACTAAGGTAGAAGGCACAGCAGACGTACACACTTGAttagaatatgtgtgtgtactgcattgagtatgcatgtgtctgtgtgtgtttgtgtgtaccaAGGCTGGGGTCCCCAGCTGCTAGGTGGTTGAGCATGGGGTTAAGAGTCCCAATGAACAGGTAGTGTCTAAGCTGCATGATTGACAACCAGAGCAGATGCCATAAGAAGAACCAAGAGAAGATGCAGCTTTTGAAGCTTCGCACTGAAAGgcacatataaataaataattattcatcCTTACTGCTGTACATCGCTGTAACTGGCTATGAGGACATAGAGGTCTGGACCTCAGTAGTAGTTTTGGAACCTGAGACAATGCTCTAAGATACATCTTATTTTTATAGGCAGAAATCAATAGATAACTTATTTAAGTTAATGGAGTCAGTGCAGTTCATGGAAgaatgtctgtctctcttcaccTGGCATGTCTGGATTCTTGGTCTTGGCAGAATTGTCTTCTTTAAATGGGGTTGTCTCTGTAGCCTCATAATTCTGGACATTGCTCTTACCACTTACATTTTCTGACTCACTAGAAGTCTGAGCATCCCCACATCTCAGCCTGCAAcagaaaatgaaacactgaaatgtatcAAACTAAAGCAGCCTGGAATTTTAAAGTAGACTTATACCACATAATCAAAAAgaatgcatgcatgcataatCAAAAAGAATGCATCCTGTTGGACCCAAAAAAAGTTGCAAGATCAGgcagtttttactttcatgtgggcaGGAGTAGGTGGTGAGACCTGATGCATGCAAgactgcattcattcattcatcttcagtattaCACTACAAATTTTTGGCAAAAAGAACaaactaaattatttacaaaataccaCAGGTGGgtacaaacagaaatattagTTGCAGAAGAAGCTGGGATTGGTTAAACATTCTAAGGAATAGGATGGGAGTAGAATTAAAGAGTCTTACAGACACCTCTGTTTCACTCTTTAAAGAAGATTTGGCTCTTAAGAGCTTCAGAACATTGATCAATCAGCTAAACACTGGTGTGTCAAAGAATCTGTAGATGCTGTGCTCAAGGACAGAAACAGAACAGCTTTACATCTGGTCTGTTTCTGTTCACAGTCTTTAGAAAAATCCATAGTGATTAATTTAGAGGTtcttctcagaaaaaaaaggtagtACAGTTTTAAGCAGAATAATTTCCCCActtgtgagaaataaaacattttttgtcatttgcagTTTACCCATAGGTGTAGTTCTCAGGAAGAGGGTAGGGGATGTGTCTGCGAGGCATCAGCAGGAAGGTGCGAATCAGATGAAAAACACTGCAACAGGACAAGAAGATGAGCGAGGAACGGAGGGACACTCCATCTTGATACAGCAGCTAAGGAAAAACAAaggtcacatcatcatcatcttcattatGATCAGAACCAAATTAAGCCATTTTACATCACACCTTTTTATCAgctatattaattttattataaaatgctccagggattttttttttaccttgacAACAAGGAAGACAGCAGAGGAAGAGTCAAAGGCTCCATTATACAGAGTGATGATAGTGGACCGACGGGCTCCAAAGAGATTCCCCACCTGGAGAGCGAGTGTAAATGTTGTGTATTGGAGTGTGATTGTGCTGAGAGAGAACAGCTAATCATCATGACCTTATAGGACCCAAACACAAGACATGTTTGGAATGGTGTGTGGTATGTGACCTTCTGGACTGATttacaattcacacacacattataaaagCACTGCTCATTGGCAGAGCAGCTGAAGTGGTCTATGACATGAGCTCATTTGTTGTTAGAAATGAGACTAAACTGGATCACTTTGGCTGATCTCAACATTTCagaatgtttatgtgtaatAAAATGGGAAAACCAGTTTTTAAGACTGAGTTAAAGGCCAAGGGTTTTCTGACCAAGGGCCTGCAATCCAGTAGGGGGCCTCAGTAAGTATCATACTTAATAACAAGCAACCTTATTCCTTTTcaatcatttcatcatttatagCATAATCtaatgttagaaaaaaaatcttaactgAGATTTAAGGTGGTCCAAAACATTCACTACACAACAGAGGAAGAGTTCTTTATGCAAATCATGCAAAATGGAAAATCATTGCTTGAACTAGCTGATGATATAGAATCTAGAGCTTGCAAAAGACAAAAACCTCTAAGGCTGTTCTGACAAAAACTAGCCTCAGGGTTAAGTCTGCTTACAAGTCCTATCCAGTGCATGAGCTCTTCCAGTGTGACTGTAAATTTTATAGACAAAACATTATAAGGACCTTTTTGTGGTACCCAAATAAATGAGATGACAGGCCTACATTTGTTTGCTATAAATTGGGGGAAATTAGTTAAATTGGTAAAGAtatatttttcctgtttaaatTACAATGGTAAAAGATATTTCTAGGTGGTGTATGGAACCCTCTAATATTGTCCTGgatactgagaaaaaaaagtcataccTGCATGTTAGTGACTAAGAAAAGTATTCCTCCAATAGCaataagagagagagcaggataGAGGAGGACTGATAGTgctgtatgagagagagagagagagagagagagagagagagtcattttTGATACACCATATACTGCTCATAGTTCCCAAAACACAAAGCCAGTTGTACTCCTATTTGAGTGGTTACTTGAAGTGAACTGGTTTAATCCTATTTGAATGGTCAGTTGGTTTAATCCAATACTTATAAAGAagtataaaataacatcagTTTGCATCTAGCTGCAATTCTAATTAAACTAGGTAAAGTGCTGTTAGTATAAAGTTATTAGAATCTACATTTTAATCTATTAAACTCTTGGGATCCCTCAGCTTTAAGATGAGTAACTGAATCATAAACTGGGACTTTAAGGGATTAACACActcctgaaataaaaatgaattaagcaTATATGGTACCTATTTGCCTAATGtgtctaatatttaaatagccAGTCTATGGGGTGGAGTCGGGCCTTATCCTGACCATACTACCTGAAAAGAGCCAAAATCCAGGTGGTGGATACAGCTCAGTATGTTTCAGGCTGGctatgtgtgtttaatgtgttgtttcatgttgtacagtgttgggtgggttagagttagggttaggcttAGGCTTATATTCTGAAAAGCAATGCCTCACCAACATTTGAGAAGGCTATCAATAAGGTCCCAGTGGTGTAGATAGATCTAGAGGAGAGGAAAGTACATTATACAAATTAAACACATGCAGTGCAAAACTAGGAAAATTAAATTTAGAGTAGCGAGAGCTGGTGTGAAAAAGGGGCACCACCTCCTgtataatagtttttttttttagcttaattAAGATGTAATCTCTTTTTCCTGTACTTTCCTTAACACTCTTCTATTTTTCCTCCATTAGTGCCCCAcctttttcatttcctctcGGCCTCTGAGTGAAAACAAACTGTTATTGGAGCTTTGAGTATCTCTGCTCTGAGCTACATGAGACCAAGGGCATGACTCGTCTATGTTACCCAGCTCGCACtagcctaaacacacacacacacacacacacacacatacacacacacttcactacactgagtgtttttttttacacatggcAAATAAAACCCTTGAACCCTGATCATACAAACTCACCATACATGAATGCTATTAAGTTACTAGGTCAGTGAACATAATATACTcgaaaataatacattttgtatttcACACAGCAGGATACTGTTTCAAAGTTTATAGGCTTTTTTACTCCCTCTGATGACTCAGTCTCTAgatacaaaacacactgtgcagatcctctatctctcttacacttacactttccctCTCACTCCCAAACTAAGAATTCAAGTAATTTCTAAAGCTATCCTCCCTCTTGTCTCTCCtcttaatttattatatttctgatTTCTGGCAGAAGTTTGGCACCTTCTAATCCAATAATAATTAGAATGATAACTCAGTTGCAATTGAACAAAGGCTCACATATGCATCTAAATCAGAACAAACCAACTGAGGCCAATCTATTGAATGgaatttctatttctatttcatttaataatcaGTTAAAGTATTTTTACATTCTATGCATGTGCATTTGGTCACAATACAAGCTGGCCAACACACAAAAAATCTTGTTATGAAACATTCAGCTTGTGTGATAGGGTCAGAAGTGAAATACCAGGTGGCATCGCTTTTCAGCACGCAACTAAATCTCTCTTtgtttgtgtgattgttgaAAGCATATGAAACATAATTAGATGAGCAAATCTTGCACAAAATGAGCAATCTGAGCACCAGACTGTTTAATAGCATTGATTGGGATTAGCTAATTGAGTTTGAGTTTGTTTTTGAAATGACATCAGGTTGCTTTTGTCAGATTTGGCTAAGGGAGGTGCATATGAGACACATAAAAATACCAGAAGTGAACAGCTATCCACCTTGGCTGTCCACTAGTGATTGAATCACTAGTGCTGAATATCAATACTGAACAGGGCCTAAAAATTTGGTTGGATGGGATGTGCAATGATTTAAACTGATCATTCAGAGTCTGCAGTTGCTAATGAGTTACGACCCAATTCCTCTTAACCCTAGCGTGACATAACTTGAATAACATCATACCTACTGAGGTAATTACAGCACATGTAATAACCTGTCATTTTAGTTTTGCTGTACAtagaatgtaaaatatgtagaaaACTTGAAACAAAAAGCTGACAGtacatctaaaataaaatatgaaatatgatgttttaaaaTGGCCAAATGTACACAGAGAATCTATCGATCCCAGATCCATCCACACCTGATTTGTCATAAAGTTGCTATAACTACCAAAGATTGGGGTAGTCTCTCAATTATTCTTATGAGTAAACATTGTCTTTCATGGAAATTTTTCTCCTTAGTGATCTGTGTGGATGAATCGTTATACATGGTTCTAGATGGGTTACTAGAAAGCAGGaatataatgaaaaaagaaatctctTATTCAGTACTGGCTCTGTAGTTATTTTCCCCAAAACAATTCCAGTAGAACTTTTGTGCTCTACAATTTGTTGTATTATTGTGATTCAGATGCTTTTAGTGACTTTAAGACAATGTTGCGATACAATGGCTAAAATCATCTGAACATCCTGTACAATATTATCTCAGTACATTGACTGTTTCAGGAGGTTATACTTGATGAAATTTCACAAAAATACCTGATTGTGATTATCCAAAAAAATCAAGTTGGACTCACATTCCTAGGAGTCTGGTCACGGTGGTGCCAAAATGGTCAAACACAAAACCATTGGGCAGAGTGAAGAAGTTGTTCATGAAGGAGGCAATAGTGAAGATAACGGAGAGCTGCTCATCCTGCTCACTGCAATCTAAGGCAGACACACATCACATCCACACTCAgggactggactgaaaacacacacacactcaactgaacatcacCCCATCTCTTTGCAATTTTCGCACATATCTGTATTCAATTTGTTCTGCAGCTAcagatatttattatatactgtatattatcttTATACTCTCCACCTGGGTGCTACtccttatatttacattacagcaaCTTATCTTGTCACTCTTTGCACTGCTGTGATATGATTCACtgcgctgcactgtaactcactgtgcccattgtcttgtttgatagttttgtactgtcttgtgccaTCTGTACATGTTTgaactgtgcactttatgtaaatatatgtaatgtctcctgtagttctgtgttttgttttatgtagcaccttggtcctggaggaacgttgttttgtttcactgtgtactaactagatgtatatggttgaaatgacagtaaagccACTTTACTTGACTTGAATTGACATGTTAGTTCACGCTGAATGTCAGTGTATTTGCACGGCAGTAGTACTCGTGTTTGTGTATTGTACCTTTGGTAATGGTCCCATTGACCGTGCTGTTTACACACAGGTAGCTGAAGAAGCCATCACTCTTCAGCACGAAGACCAGCGAGGCCCATCCAAACAGGATGCCGGCGAAGCACAAACACTCCAACAGGCCTGAGATCAGTGTGAACCAATAACGTCCAGTGCCTGCCATCCTGACACACTTTTAATCACACAAGCTTCTCTTGCCCCTCCTCTCTTACTATGTACTCCTGTAGAAAGAAGtagaaagaaaataacaaaagttaaaaaaaaaaaaaaaaatagagcaacatttaaaaaaaaacaaaaacaaaaacatctgtaCCTTACCTATCTTACTGTCTGCACTGGTGAACATATAGCCTGTAGATTCTCTCTGCTGCTGTGATCTTggctctcctcctctttctttatATGGacttctctcactccctcttttcctctctttctccagatcctcctcttcctctttctttgcacttttttttttacactggatCTGAAAAAACAGAATATGTTTTTAAAGGGATTTGTATTTTAGTCTGCACATGGGAACCTGCACATGTGGAGAGGAAAATGCCAAACATTTTTCTTACCCATGTGGTATGTGTAAAGTGACTCTGACCTATAAATGGAGCACCCcatgtttaaacacacaaacagaactgTACAGTGTGAGAACAGAGGCTGAACAAgagtgccacacacacacacacacacacacacacatgctccagCTGTCTTAAAATGATTTTAGCCAGAGACAGGCAAATGAGAGTTCTGTCTAATCTGCAGCTACAGGTACAAACACAAATCTTCCTTGTGCTTTCGTAGGTCTATAGCAACTCCTTGATCTGA contains:
- the LOC113542888 gene encoding zinc finger protein 37 homolog isoform X1, which codes for MMMHRMSPLMASHDLDDDVSLTPPSPGKTTKQHSSPETWSKNDVSQDADNASDGKKSPTEQKDGQTRTYSYMSPISSDIDDIPEKPRRRDRAKQAKRQSTKSSHSKRRGSIKKTQRRSNISPAKSESELEDYISEVSQKKRGRARKQAKTSLKGSDLDSRNGVTGKAGARKRQNNKQSSSHVSTDSDSETFSDKLTKKAPTSKKSKEKCRLSTEKVERTDHSLSDLDSSRARGGSMSEDEEAKDSKAKNSAKKFQRRSEHRHSDSASSDNEEDVKEKPKKGCVKVTPKRKDQALKNLLGESDHPEQPTEGSRKPRVKKKERQGPRKAVPIECEICGRSIRCKAILERHMLSHTGEKPFECDECGKHYTSSSNLRIHQLSHSGKMDYVCNECGQKFTHLPYLKRHLLRHSGKKMHICEHCGKGFIQKYHLLRHILVHTRQTPHVCDKCGMSFNRTDYLKLHLRNVHLIESNIPEAKPEKLYKCETCNKSFASHTSLETHKRIHTGAMPYSCIICSRQFKQSSHLYSHMFTHSSEKPHACNLCELKFTRKTYLRKHKERVHSRVGESQSS
- the LOC113542888 gene encoding zinc finger protein 37 homolog isoform X2 — translated: MASHDLDDDVSLTPPSPGKTTKQHSSPETWSKNDVSQDADNASDGKKSPTEQKDGQTRTYSYMSPISSDIDDIPEKPRRRDRAKQAKRQSTKSSHSKRRGSIKKTQRRSNISPAKSESELEDYISEVSQKKRGRARKQAKTSLKGSDLDSRNGVTGKAGARKRQNNKQSSSHVSTDSDSETFSDKLTKKAPTSKKSKEKCRLSTEKVERTDHSLSDLDSSRARGGSMSEDEEAKDSKAKNSAKKFQRRSEHRHSDSASSDNEEDVKEKPKKGCVKVTPKRKDQALKNLLGESDHPEQPTEGSRKPRVKKKERQGPRKAVPIECEICGRSIRCKAILERHMLSHTGEKPFECDECGKHYTSSSNLRIHQLSHSGKMDYVCNECGQKFTHLPYLKRHLLRHSGKKMHICEHCGKGFIQKYHLLRHILVHTRQTPHVCDKCGMSFNRTDYLKLHLRNVHLIESNIPEAKPEKLYKCETCNKSFASHTSLETHKRIHTGAMPYSCIICSRQFKQSSHLYSHMFTHSSEKPHACNLCELKFTRKTYLRKHKERVHSRVGESQSS
- the slc43a3b gene encoding solute carrier family 43 member 3b; translation: MAGTGRYWFTLISGLLECLCFAGILFGWASLVFVLKSDGFFSYLCVNSTVNGTITKDCSEQDEQLSVIFTIASFMNNFFTLPNGFVFDHFGTTVTRLLGISIYTTGTLLIAFSNVALSVLLYPALSLIAIGGILFLVTNMQVGNLFGARRSTIITLYNGAFDSSSAVFLVVKLLYQDGVSLRSSLIFLSCCSVFHLIRTFLLMPRRHIPYPLPENYTYGLRCGDAQTSSESENVSGKSNVQNYEATETTPFKEDNSAKTKNPDMPVRSFKSCIFSWFFLWHLLWLSIMQLRHYLFIGTLNPMLNHLAAGDPSLVSTYTNAFAFTQLCGILCAPWNGLIMDRNKGKPREKGQSESEADLKAAILSLCVTVVQCVLFSLCAAIPLLPLQYLTFILQVLNRSFLYGGNAAFISVAFPPAHFGKLYGTVMALSAVVSLLQYPCFSLINGPLDGDPFAVNVALTILSCLAFIHPLYVFLHCRRQAARRADSDKTTSS